Genomic DNA from Salvia miltiorrhiza cultivar Shanhuang (shh) chromosome 1, IMPLAD_Smil_shh, whole genome shotgun sequence:
TACTGAAGATGACGGATCCGTCACGAGGTGGTTGGATCCGTCCTTGCGAGTGATCGGTGTATCTCCCAGAGGCTACATGGAAGACACTTGGGCTCGAAAGCCGGGAGGCTCGATGATCTCGATAGGCTCCATAGCTTCGAGACGGTCATACAAGTTGGCGTTCTCCCTTTCCAACTTTTTGGATCTCTCTCGCTCCTGATTCATCTGTTCAGTCAGGGCGGCGATCTGGGCGGCTAGGTCAGCCTGAGCAGTCACGTGGGGAGCGTCGGGAGTTTCGAATCCATCACGACCGTCAGACATGATTTATGTTTGCAGAGATCTGTGGAAAGTGCGTTGattcgcttgattgctagggccccacggtgggcgccaaattgtaggGGGTGAATCCGACAATTACGGAAGCGACGTCGGTCacgtctggatcgacgggcactagcaacctgagaccacaaataacgttagagccctccgaagagcaccggtgggggtgtcgatggaagggcatccgacgctcaagtcagtgaacGGATATAAGTATTCAACGTAAATAACGTAActaaaatgaataaatgataaaGGAGAAAACGACAGTAAATGAAGTATCCGGAAGATCGGTGATCCCGTAAGTTGAATTAAAGTTGATGAGCGATGTTGAACAAGGGGCGACGAGCGTCCGGGCTAGCGGGGCTAGTCGAGCGATCGGAACCCTAGAAAGTtgagagcgtggaggcagaaCGGGAGAGCGGGCGAGCACCGGATTGAGAGATCGTAAGTATAAGAATCAATGTCAATGACGGCGTCCCCACATTGTGTTAGtgaagtagtatatataggttatgGGCCTGCAGGGAGGTAACTAGGGTTAGGGCTCTTTGGAATGTTCTTTGAAACCCTAGCGGTTCCGGTTTTCTAGGAAACGATCTTCCGCGACtttcgtttgacctagtcacccatgtttgactaggttttcgtaagcttataatccaGTTTGTATACTTTCGTGTTGAAATGTTTACTATGgcgctgctgccagagcagagggattgCGCCTCTGCCGGAGCAGAGAGACCATGCCGCTGCcaaagcagagggatcgcgcctctgccagagcagagggatcatgtcgctgccagagcagagggatcgcgctgGGCAGAGTCAGGGTTGCCTTTCttgggatttctctgactccgctttttgaggatttcgctgattcctctggcgaggacttcgctgattcctctggcgaggatttcgctgactcttCTGGCGAgaacttcgctgattcctctggcgaggatttcgctgactcttctggtcagtcggattttatccactacaaCCCCCGCTTCCCACGTTttgtttctaaaaaaaaaagttcgatATTTTCTTCAAATATACCATGGTGATATTCATATATATGGGGATATGATTGTTAGTTGAATAATGGCATGATATCTGAATATGCGTTCAAAGAATATATGGGTGAAGAATATCGATAAAACCCCTCGAAgacaattttttaaaacaaaattgaGATTGAAATTCTTATGAAAATTTCAGCCAAAATGCATATATTTcctagaaaaaatattttttttcatgatttttagatTAATCCATCATATATAAGGCTTCATAGATGATAATACCTTTATAGTTAAAGTCGTGaactgttaattttttttttcttttttttttccagattCTTTCATCAAGAGTGATTCAATTGCACCATGCTATTGCAAAGATGCTGAAAATTTTGCAACAAACTTTTATTTTGGATAATCAAAACGTCATTCTAAGCCAAGAGAAAGGAGACTAATAACACATAAAGCAGAGCAAGAAATCGAGCActtgttttaataaattaagGATGGTGAATGGTGGTGGCTTTGATTTTTTGCAAGACGTTTTGTTAGTATAAGGAGAGAAAAAGACAAAAATGTCTAtaactaaatatttttatatttaattaattatgggggctataaagaaagaaaaaggggCTATGGATAAAATTACCCCTATAATAATGTTATCGGTCTTTTGAGACTTCACAAGTTTACGTGATCCAAGTAACtataattcaaattttcttCTTGGGCTCATTTAGTTAACATACTTTTTTGTTGCTTGGGCTTACATAATCTAGTTTGGATGATTATATTCATAGTCCAATTTACTCACTATAGTctctattaaaaaataatgagaaaaaaataataaatttaccaTTCTATCCTCATAGCCGCCTCTGCATTCTTTCCTtcattttctttcaaattttttgatttattcTTTCTCCACCAAGAAGAAACAAGAATTAAACGGACAAAAAAGTATTAGACTTTGCAAATCAATTTTGAGGTTAGATTATCGACAACAAGGGTAAAATAGAAATTTAATTGGAGGCTTTATAGgagtaaaatataaattttactaatatttttaaatttttagttgCGTGGGCCAAGCCACCCGGGGGCTTAGGATTAGCCCCCTCCCGTTTTACGACCATACGATATTTCCCCCACGAAACACTCCTAAAATAGAGTTCCAACATCGTGGGGCAGAATACATACCTAGGAACTTCAAGAAAACCTACCCGATGATCGACTATAACATAGACGACATCGTGATACACAAAGTTCATTACAACACAGAATTTATTTCGAAGCTCAAGGCCAAGGCTTCCACCAACACCAAAAGATTCACCACTATTGAGGCCCTCTTGGCCCATCTTTGGAGAGCCATAACTAGGGCTCGAGCCCTAAACCAATCCGATACGAGCAGATTACGTATCTTGGTCGACGGGCGCTCGAGGCTAAACCCTAAGGTGCCAAATGAGTATTTTGGCAACTTAGTGCTATAGGCATTCACTACAACCAAAGTGAAAGACCTTCTCCACGAGCCGCTCTCATACGCGGTCATGGCCACCTTATATAAAATGTTTTGGCGAATTAATATAATGCATTTAAGCGTTATCTTGTATGTGGCTTGAAATATCTCATTTGACTTTCGTACGTCGAACTTTTAATCATCATTTTGTCAGAAACTTGAAATATGACATTTGACTTATAAGTATCATCAtctggagtttgaaagaatGTAACTAAcgtttgagcatcatctcatctacgGCTTGAAGATAAGGACTTATGAGCAGCATCTCATCTGGAGCTCGTAAGACGATAAAATTAACATGTGAGCATGCATCATCTTGTGTGGAGATCATAAttgacttttgagcatcatcttatcCATAGTTTGATAGATTGGAGTTGAGTTCTAAGCGTCACTCATTTGGAGCTTCAAAGATCTTAGCTGAGTGCTAAGCATTATGCCATTTGGAGCTTAAAAGACCGAAATTAAATCATAAACATCATCTCACTTGGAGCTtgtgtcacagcccaaaaccatttactacctttgcaaattttatttgaaaatttattgtattttcgagatattaaaaatataaatctatgagTCGAGTTTGTGATGAAttatctagtcgcgcccctagctAGATGTATGACTCTAAATTCTAGGTTATACCtatagaaataaagttttatattccaaaaatatttttatataaatttgggcctaaataaatttatttacttaaatatatttatcatggacattatattaattttggattaagaataaaatattttcataaattttattagtattggacttattattattaatgggCAAAATTGTTTTGCAATAATCTTAAAACAATTATTCAAGTTTCAACATTTATAGTTTATTAATGATTTCAAGGATTTGGATACCTTATTTTCGTATCTGCAAATTAACAATTTCTactctatttatttacatttgtttAAAGAAGTCTCCAAGCCAGCCATtcctattttcattttttatcagaTATCCAACCGCCCTATTTTTCTCATTTAGCCACTTTTATGCtcatcatatatatacacatcttCTACTCCATCTCTGCAAATTTTACAAAGCAAAAACTATACTTCGAGATAACCAAGTTTTTCTCTCTAACTGCAGATCAATCAACATGGTATTAATTTTCAATCTatgaaatttctatttcagtacAATTTATCATTTCCTGTTTTTACATCTCTACAACTACAAGTATTTCTCTGAACATTCTATATATATTCAGAAAAATCACAAGCACACACCTATTCACTGATCAAACTCCCTTTCCGTAAAATTTGACAACCACAGCAGCAAAACTTTGATCAAACTTTGATTTCTTTCTTTCACACGTTTATGTTCAAACAAGTAATTCAATCTATTTAAACCTCATTGTATCATTCTCATTCCATCAGCTTCAAATCATAAACCATCAACAGATTTCTCCATTTGCTCTTTtcacaaaataactcaaatCTGCCATTTCTCACTGCACATCATCAATCggtaattttaataacttttgtAAAGTTATTTCATTTCAAGCATATCAAtagttttcttcattttcgcCAAAACCAAGGCTAAACAGCAAAAACtttgttttcaaaaatccaatCATGCATACATCTATTTTTctgtaattttatatatattgctaattacatgaaaaagaaaatagaaatagaagaagaaaaaggggAAATAGTGGGTGAGTGGCTGCTGCCGATCCGGGAAAACGGAAGGGAACCGACTGAAAAGCTGCGCCGCGCGCTGTTGCTGGCGGAGGGCGACGACCGGCGGACGGAATCAGGGGCGGTGGCGGAAGGAGACAGGAGCAGGGCGACGGTGCTATGGTCTCGACCGTGCGTCTCTGATCAGGAAGAGGGAGAAGGCGGCCTGACCGGCTTGTGCTGTCGGCCATGAGGAGGCGCTGGCAGGCGGCGAGGGTCGCCGGAGAAGAGGTAGGCGCGGTGTAGAGAGCAGaccgagggagagagggagaagggaaAAAGGAGGGCTGCTGGAGAAGGGTGCGTGAGTGTGCTGGTGATTTGTGTGTGGAGTTTTAAATTAAGTTGGAGAGTAGTGGGCTTAGGGTCTCTTGATAAATGGATATGGGAATGGGCTTTTAAAAGTGGGTTAATAATGTTttgggcttgatttatttttattgtggATTTGAAATGATTAGCCAATAAATTATGGTAGTAATAATTCTTAATATGATTTCAAAATTATGTATTAAGTTGAATTTAttttacaagaaaatattttattatttaaaactatTAAACCAATGATTTCTACATTATCTTATAGAATAAATTCATaaagtttaaattattttatagattCAAATAGGCccttatattttgaatttatctgactaggtgcggcgcgattAGGACGTGAACTTTAAATTATCACAGTTAACTTTCAAAGCTCAAAAGttcaagtttcaggtgtgggatttatttcagtacatgcacgtggttaatatttgtccattttaatattatgtgtttaccgtatgtgttgtaaaaatatttatcgctaggggccagcataattggtccaggacttcaccgtccttggtatgccacaaagcgatttcatgttacagggttgcaaccattatattgtcgccaggggcccacatatagggtccgggacattaaagtccttggaatgccacagtgcgtatggaagttatgttacgttatgacaatatgtgttaccattttattaacatggacaattattgcatgttcccacactgagtgtaccctgtatgctcatcccatattcaacagtttcaggtgattgatatcggaggcgcgtggagagtcgaatgggcgcgtcgaatctatttaaagataaatgtttcctaaaacatattatgttatttcatgtGATATCTCTTGATTATGTAAACTctgaaattctatactatttgagatttgtgtgtgatttgtttaaataaatgttattatactatgacttgtttaatttatatttaaattcatttcaaatatttatttaagaatttatatctttacgaaaatatatacatggatacatacataatttttaattatataaaagattttattttgttatattttccgctgctaaaaagatattattttatacttagagtttttccttagtaaaaattttattaattagttaattatttttctgacatcttcatgtcgtgctttgaaaataaagttgttaaatttatgaTTCAAAATCAAgttttatatttgaatacattattgaaaattttgatatcttataaatcgttttaaaagtgctttaaaaaccaattttatttaaagatttctttttcttaaaattattttcgaaaatatttattttaaaagtgagttttaaattattttaaaagacttccgcattaaatatttatttaaattttatatttaactccttaattagattagggtgttacagctTGACAAACCACTtctaacttgtgagtatcatatatATTGTGTGGAGTCAAACTGACTTAAGAGTGCATCTCGTATGGTGTTTAACAGACACACCTCTGACTCTTTAACAATATATCGTCTTGAGTTTGACtgatcaaaaatgaattttgagaATCATCTCTTCTAAAACTTTAAAGAAGTTATGCCTAGCGAAAATGTTTATCAATTAATTAGTCAATTTATATTGTCATTAATTTAAATGGATAATTTTGTCACATTgaacaaacaaaaaaatttatGCAGGCATGCCAAGatttagttataaatatattaagtcaaattttatgatattttattttatatataaatattagtgTTTCAAAATTCATCTTATGCTTACCTGACAATTAGAATTTCCAACTTTATCAATGTTAGTACCATGGTAAActcgtcatttaaaaaaaattaaattaaataacttaaatttagAGCTTTCAcatttatgttaaattaaatttcCCTTGAACCAACATCAAATAGTTGAATATTTCAATCTGATTATTGGTTAATCTGGTTAAACCAAGtaacaattttaattagttacgaaaatattagtaataattCATACTGAAAATTGCTTGATTTGGTTTTAtaagaaataataaaactaaattatttgatctattttaattttacacaataaaacataatatagaattaattaattaactacttaaaataaattaataatgtgTTATCTAATTAGTCTAATAAAATGCTATATATTGCTATCCATagttcttctttttttttaatcataaattTATTTGGCCAACTTGATTAATAAGCTAAATTAAATTCAAGGCGCAAAATATAAATAGGATGAAATACTACacataattatttatacaaacTTTATACAAGGTGGATTATGATTATAAAAGCTTTATAAatgatttaaattatatatatatatatatatatatatatatatatagggtagagATCCATAGAGAATCCCCTTAAGTTAGAGAATAAGGAATCAATAACAGCCGTCTATTAAGTGGAAATGGACGGTTATGATAAATTCTTAGATTATAGTTTTATTTAGTGAATAAACATTTAAAAATTGGTTTTAATTAGTGGAGGATAGATGTGTATTTTTACCACCACGTAAATTACCCCCCAAATACCCAAATCCCGTCAATCTCGGCACTCAATTATTTTGAAGAAAGTTATGGAAGAATATACTTATGAATAACACGCCTCCATCACCCCCATTAATTTGTcgtctcattctctctctctaatctctcaaTTTCGCTTGTGGCTGGTAGAGTGGAGCGTCTCCGATCTTGATTCAGTAGCCTGCAATTCGAGGTTGATCTCGCGATTCTGCTGCCGgatcccctttctttctctttctcgttGTTTTCGGCGCTGCGAGGCGCTACCGCCCTCCCTCTGCCGCCCTCTGTCGTCCGTCGCAGGCGAAGCCACTACCACCGGCCGTGCCACCTCTAGTAAAAAGATTTTCACCGCCGCTGCCTCTAGATATTTTCAGCCATTATTCACGCTAATTTTTCGTTGGTTCTGGTATTTGTCTTTCGATGTCTCATGGATTTCCCCTTTTTGTGCAATTCATTTGTTTGTATTTTTGGTGGCTCTTTTATGTAATTACTTCGAGATTTGGCTCACAAATTGTTTCATATGATGTGTTTTTATAGATTTCAATCTCGTTCATGCTCCTATAAACACCTAGAAGGGTTTGTGGGAATTAAGGTTTGTAGTTACAATTCTCTGAATTTTGCGAGGAAACTCAACAAAGACATTTATTGTTGGATTGCATACTATGGATTGTTGGTTTAATTTCGTTGAGTGCTGGGAAAAATTGTTCATTTCTTGTTTTGCATTGAATATTCGTTATAAATTCAGTATATTGTGTAGTTTATTCTTaaattttctatgtatattCATTAACTTTTGtagtttattcaaataaatttgatctTTATTATGTGTGGTCATgtcatatttgtttattattcacaatttatgagtatcatataaattattcaacAAACTTTATTCCttattcacataaatatgatttttattcgataaATCTTGAACAAAATTCAGATATGattattcatgaaaaatgatactttattcaacaaaatagtttccttattcacaatttatgagtatcatataaattattcaggAAACTTTATTCCttattcacataaatatgatttttattcgataaATCTTGAACAAAATTCAGATATGATTATTCATGAAAAATGGtactttattcaacaaaatagtttccttattcacaatttatgagtatcatataaattattcagcaaactttattccttattcacataaatatgatttttattcgataaATCTTGAACAAAATTCAGATACGGttattcatgaaaaatgctactttattcaacaaaatagtttccttattcacaatttatgagtatcatataaattattcagcAAACTCTTATCcttattcaaataaatatgatttttattcgaaaaTGATATATTCATGAATAATGTTACTTTATTCAactaatatttttcttattcataATTTATGAGTATTGAGTAATAGTTACGTTATTCATCAAATTAGTATCcatattcacaaaaatataattcttattttggTACGTTTTAaacaatattcaaatacaatCTTAGACTACATAAAAATtccgaacatctaaataaaatctttGTTACtaatataaagtaaaataattaatatgaaaccttttgaataaatatacaaaaatagCGAAGTAAATCGTTTTTGTAAtgaatgtcatttgaaataaattatattagaatgaataatataattgatatctgattgagaattgtaaaattattttatgaaaaatatttcgAACAAAGTGTACAAAAGTTACGattatctaaattaaattttcGAACTTTACTTGTtgaaatgttaaaatatttcataaaaaaCATTTCGaacaagttttaaaaaattacgaacatgTAGAATaaaaagttttaattttaattaattattgaaaaaaattattatgtgataaaataaatcataacatTAAACTACAAACAATTAAAAACAATGGTCTTACATACGCTCGaatttatgattaaaaaaaataaaaaatttgaactaataaaaaattaaataagaaaatcatGAAAATGTATGTAACTACCACCAAAAATACTACAAATTTTGTCAACCtcattaatattaatttgataaCTACCGTAAATAATAATATCTCCATGActgaaacaaaataataaaaaagattcGGTCAAAAAATCATTAAGTCAAAGCGGTTacattaaaaatcaaaattacttGATTAACCTTAAGATAAAAATCGCATCTAATCTTCAGCCTAATTATGGGCCGTTTGATTACTATAATCTAAAGGCttatatttattctttattcttcctacatttagctttcttttttgatcccttccctatatatatatatatatatatatgaactcACTGTTAATCTCATTCACTGAATTCTTTTCGTAGTTTGTTTTCTACAATTCTATCTAACAAACTTCACGACCCACTAATGGCCCTATAAAGAGAACTATTAACTTCAATACCTCTTCTCATTAGTGCCGACTGGTGCGCTTCCTACCAAGGTGTTGAACAACTAATGAGTTCCATTCAATACTATTGGATTGCATTCCATTGAACTAACTAAACGAACTCATATAAATATGTAAAGAAAATATTCAGTGCAAAAATTAACGTTTTTTGATGTAAGTCTATATAGTATTACCTTCAAAATCCATTGGAGGTTCCATCGATGATTGCATAGTACTCTGGAAAATTTGTAATTGTTCTGAAGAAGTTGTGGAATATTTCTTTACATTGATATGCTCTCCAACTAGGTTATTTGGCCAGATTTGGTGAAAGATGCGTTTCTTGCCAATAAAATGCAACTGAATCATTGAATATATCTCTTAACATTAATCTGATTTGATTAGCACTAATTCAGGAAACAAACGGATATCATAATTAACAAAATTACATTGATGTCCTTGAGTCcttcaattaataataaagaGACAATTttgatactccctctgtccccaaaataagttcctctttggggacggcacgggttttaaggaaaaatggtaaagtgtattgatagtggagaaaaatatattataattagtattgaaaatggtgaatatgtgaaaaagtgttataattagtattgagagtggtgaaaaagtgaaaagtaagaataaataaaatattattagtggtggggtagttgtccaaaaatggaaagaaagaaagaggaacttatttgggggacgtcccaaaaaggaaaaagaggaacttatttcagggacggagggagtattgaatATGGACCGATGGATTGCTTCAAATGGATGGCCAAAATCACTTCTTTCTTCTCTCCTACATTTAGTCACTTTTCATTGAACcattgcctatatatatatatatatatatatatatatatatatatatatatataaggaataATTACAAATTGAGGGGACTTcagaaattttgaaatggtgaacTTTAAGAATGCCATATAGGATAAGTGGTTTTCTTATTATAAAGGAAATTCAGAGTTCATTTTTTAATTCCATCAGCACCGTTTCGAATCAACATTTTTACATAATAAATCCACTAAAAATATGTAGAATAAAGAAACCgcaataatataaatttaccAAATTTGATTGTTCGCGAactaaagaaaagaaataataaaCCCTAATATCTGAGCTATCTACGGCAGTCGAAGTCGGTGAGAAGAATCTAGGGCTACGGGGTCTCCGATCATCTTCAAATCCTCCGATTTGGTTGAAACGACTAATGGCGGAGGAGGCGAGGGCGGCGGTCGAGAGAAACGGTGACGATCAGAGCGAGACCAGCGACTACACTTCGGAGGACGAGGGGACCGATGACTACCGCCGCGGTGGATACCACGCCGTGCGTATTGGCGACACCTTCAAACACGGGAGATACGTTATTCAGAGCAAGCTTGGCTGGGGCCACTTCTCCACCGTCTGGCTAGCTTGGGACATTCAGAAATCAGTACGTTTTTGTATTAACTCAAAGATGTCGTCAAACATTTGTGCAAATCGCTCATTATAATATTCGGCAGCGTTCTATTGAACTCTGTGGTTCTCGTAGTATGCGAGTTTTGCTATGTGGATGATTGCGGGAGCATGTAATTGTTACAATGACTTTGCGTGATTCCcgtatagttttatttttgtataGGAAGCACATTCGTTGAAGAAGATTAATAAGAATAAAATTGTTTAAATGGAACTTGTCTATTTGCTTTGGGAGGGACATTTTCTTTGGTTAATTGCTTCTTGTTGTCTACATTGTTGCTTATCCTGTTTCCATTTAACAAATTTAGCTAGTTTTTTTACGCCAAGGTTTGTGCTTCGTGTTACAAGGTGCGTGTTGTAAAGATCAATTTCGGTTGGAATCAAATGAGGTTGCTGatttgttttatgtttatttagcTTATAGAGGACTCACATATTAGGAGTAGATAGTTGGGCAAGCAAGATGTGTCGCCTGTGTGTATGTGTCTGAGAGAGGGatggagggggaggggggggggggggggttgtaAGATTATTTGACTATGGTTTAGAATTGCTAAGATGGTCTTGATGGGGTCATGATGTATTTCTCTTCCTTTTCTGTTTTCTTATCTGCTAATAGATACATGTAGCTCTGAAAGTACAAAAGAGTGCACAACACTATACAGAAGCAGCAATGGATGAGATCACTATTCTAAAGCAAATTGCTGAAGGAGATCCGGAAGATAAGAAATGTGTGGTGAAGCTTTTGGATCACTTCAAGCATTCAGGGCCAAATGGGCAACATGTTTGCATGGTTTTTGAATACTTGGGCGACAATCTTTTGACCCTGATTAAGTATTCAGACTACAGAGGGGTACCTCTTCACATGGTTAAAGAAATTTGTTTCCACATTTTAGCGGGATTGGATTATTTGCACCGTCAACTATCAATAATACACACGGATCTGAAGCCAGAGAACATATTACTTCTTTCAATGATAGATCCAGCTAAAGATCCTAGAAGGTCAGGTGCAGCACTTATACTCCCCTCCAAGGCAGAGGCATCTAAAGATGCTAAGGCTTCTCATGCTGATCTGACTAAGAACCAGAAAAAGAAGATCCGGAAAAGGGCTAAGCGAGCTGCTCAGAAGTGTGCTGGGAAGGAAGAAGCTGAACCAGATAACGAGGCAAGTGGACCTGAAGACTCTCAGAGGGATGATAAACCCGATGGAGAGTCTATTGACAAGCGAAGCAAATCAGTTACAGAAGCAGCCAGTGATGGGGCAAATGGTGCATGCCAAGGAACAAAGGGCAACAAGAGAGGCAGCCGGTCAGCAAGGCAGAAGCTCTTGGCTGAGGTTGAACTGAAATGCAAATTGGTGGACTTTGGGAATGCATGCTGGACATATAAGCAATTCACTAGTGACATTCAAACGAGGCAGTATAGGTGCCCTGAGGTCATTTTAGGATCTAAGTACTCTACGTCAGCTGATATGTGGTCATTTGCCTGCATTTGCTTTGAGCTCGTCACTGGAGATGTTCTCTTTGATCCTCATAGTGGTGACAATTATGACCGCGATGAGGTAAGTGCACCCAGTTTTGTATAAACTCCTATAAGTAATATCAGATCAATTCATCCGGCTGACTTGCTTGACATAGTTCAAGACCCTCTCTCTTcttgtttatgtttttgttaGTTACATACTACCTTAGATAGAATGAATGATAAACAGTAATGAGTGAACAGAAAACTGATGATATATGGCACTTAGCCAAAGTAGGAAATACAAGACTACCTATAAGCGAATAAGAGATGCCTGTCCCATGCCAAATGGCTGGTTCAGGAAGAAATTCTGCCCAGAGATAACCTTTTGAATGATCTTT
This window encodes:
- the LOC131020352 gene encoding uncharacterized protein LOC131020352, whose translation is MAEEARAAVERNGDDQSETSDYTSEDEGTDDYRRGGYHAVRIGDTFKHGRYVIQSKLGWGHFSTVWLAWDIQKSIHVALKVQKSAQHYTEAAMDEITILKQIAEGDPEDKKCVVKLLDHFKHSGPNGQHVCMVFEYLGDNLLTLIKYSDYRGVPLHMVKEICFHILAGLDYLHRQLSIIHTDLKPENILLLSMIDPAKDPRRSGAALILPSKAEASKDAKASHADLTKNQKKKIRKRAKRAAQKCAGKEEAEPDNEASGPEDSQRDDKPDGESIDKRSKSVTEAASDGANGACQGTKGNKRGSRSARQKLLAEVELKCKLVDFGNACWTYKQFTSDIQTRQYRCPEVILGSKYSTSADMWSFACICFELVTGDVLFDPHSGDNYDRDEDHLALMMELLGMMPRKIALGGRYSREFFNRFGDLRHIRRLRFWPLTKVLMEKYEFSEKDANETADFLIQILDFVPDKRLTAAQCLTHPWISGGPRQITPSNKLNEVENGGPENTTEKDETEAMEVRVGNIVIDSTAKSAKDSKSMVSTVAP